From Bradyrhizobium sp. sBnM-33:
AGGTCCCGCTATCGGCGGTCAACGCGCGAAAGCCAAAAATCGGCCCGGGACAAGGCCTGCCTTCAAGGCTTACCTTAACGGTTCTGACCCGGCACCCACAACACGTCTCCGGCCCCATTATCGTTCATGGCGCGGCTGGCCACGAACAGGAAATCGGACAGGCGGTTCATATACTGAATGGCAGCCGAGCTCACCGGCTCCTCCGGCCGCGCAGCGAGTTCCACCATGATCCGTTCCGCCCTGCGGCATATGGTACGGGCGAGGTGCAGGTATGCGGCAGCGGGGGTGCCGCCGGGCAGCACGAACGAGGTCAGGGGCGCGAGATGATCGTTCAGCGCATCGATGTCGCGCTCGAGCCGCTCGACCTGGCTCGATAGCATCCGGAGCCGCTCGGCCTTGCCGTCGCGCTGTGGCACCGCAAGGTCGGCGCCGAGATCGAACAAATCGTTCTGGATCCGGCCGAGCATCGCATCGAGTTCGCGGGCATCGCCGAGGTGCAGCCTCACCACGCCGATCGCGGCGTTGGTTTCATCTACGGTGCCGTAGGCGCTGATGCGCAGATCGTATTTCGGGCGGCGCTCGCCGCTGCCGAGCGCCGTGGTGCCGTCATCGCCGGTCTTGGTATAGATGCGGTTGAGCACGACCATAGGCGCCTCCCTTTCCTACCGTTATTTGCCCAACGCCCACACCACAACCATGGTGATGACGATGGCGACGAACTGCAGCAGCACCCGAAGCCGCATCAGGTTCTGCGAGCGGTTCGGCGAGCCGCCGCGCATCATGTTGACGAGGCCGAGCAACAGCACGATAGCCACGGCCGCAAGCGCGATGGGGAGAACAATCGAACTCAGAAAGGATGCCATCGGCGGTACATAACACCGCGAGGCGCCGACTTCCACACGTTCACAACTCTCGCGCTACCGCTCGACGATCTGGCTTTTAATCCAATAATATCAGATGCTAGCCCCGGCGTTAGGACCGGATCGCGATACCCGGATCGAGGTGAGATGTGAAGCTCATTCGCTACGTCTACCTCGTCGTCATGGAGGCGTTTTACACGTTCCTCGCCGATGACGGCTGGGCGATCGCGAGCCACATTGCGCTATCGACGTTGATGGCGCTATTTCCATTCCTGATCGTGCTGACGTCGCTGGCTGGCTTTTTTGGCTCCAAGGAACTCGCCGATGGAGCCGTGGCATTGTTGCTTCAAACCTGGCCGCAACAAGTCGCCGACGCGCTGTCAGGCGAAATCCACGACGTGCTCACGACCACCCGCGGCGACATCCTGACCGTCGGCGCGGTGCTGGCAGTCTATTTCGCCTCCAACGGCGTCGAGGCGCTGCGGGTCGCGCTGAACCGCGCCTATTCGGTGGTCGAGCCGCGGGCGTGGTACTGGCTGCGGCTGGAATCGATCGGCTACACGCTGGTCGCCGCCGTCACGTCGCTCTTGATGGCGTTCCTGATCGTGCTCGGTCCGCTGATCCTGGAGACGGCGCGCCGCCACATTCCGTTCTTCGTCGAGTCCAACGAAGGCCTTCTCACCTTCGCCCGCTACGGTATCACGATCGCGGCGATGACAGTGGCGCTCTTCGTGCTGCATGCCTGGCTGCCCTGCGGCCGGCGGAGTTTTCTGCAGATCCTTCCGGGCATCGTCTTTACCATGGTGGGATCGCTGATCTCGGGCGTCGTGTTCGGCCAGTATCTGGCGCGCTTCGCCAGCAGCTATGTGACGATGTATGCGGGCCTTGCCTCGGTCATCATCGCGCTGGTGTTTCTGTATTTCATTTCGGCGATTTTCGTCTTCGGCGGCGAGCTGAACGCAGCCATCATGAAATCGCAGTTGCCGAAGGGGTTGTCGCTGCATGAAGCGCAGTCGCCAAGGCGCGCGGGCTCACAGGCTTGACCAGAAAGATCTCGGCGCCGGCGGCGCGCGACGCCGCCTCGTCCTCGCTGCGACCTGATATGCCGATGATCGGAATGCGCCCGAGCGGCGGCTCCAGCGCGCGAATGCGCCTGATCGCCTCGACGCCGTCGATGCCCGGCAGGACCATGTCCATCAACACCGCATCGAACGCGCCTTGCGCGAGCCGCTCGGGCGCCGCCTCTCCCTGGCCGATGAAGTCGGTCTGGTGACCGAGTTCGGTCAGGATCGTGTTGAGCACGACACGACCGAACGGGTTGTCTTCGACGCTGAGCAGGCGCAATGGCCGCGGCGAACTGATCGATACCTCGCCACCGGCGCCGGATGCCGCCGGCGCGGCGTCCTTTGCGGGCGACATTACGACGTTGAGGGTAAAGGTCGTACCGCCGCCCGGGCGCTGCGTCACAGTGATGTCGCCGCCCATAGCACGCGCCAGTTGCTTGACCGACGACAATCCGAGACCGGCGCCGCCGAAGCGCGATGCAATGGAGACATTGGCCTGCGAGAATGGCCGGAACAGGCGCTTGATTTCGTTCAGCGCAAGGCCGATCCCGCTGTCGGAGATTGCGAATGAGACGGCGACCTTGCCCTTCGGACCCCGCACGGGCGTGACCTGCAGCCCGACACTGCCCTGTTCAGTGAATTTTACCGCATTGTCGATCAGGTTCTCCAGCGCGGCGCGCAGGCGGACGGGATCGCCGATCGCAAACCCTGGAAGTTCTTCGGAAATGTCGACCGACGACTGCAGGCCCTTGGCCGCGGCACGCCCGGTCAGCGAATCGCCGGCGTTGCGAGCAAGCGTATGCAGGTCGAAGAAGTCCTGCCGCACCTCGAGCCCGGGGCCGCCGCTGCGCGCGGCGTCGACGAACAGGGTCGCAAGGCTCGCCAGATGTTCCGCGCCCGCCCTGATGGTATCGACCCAGCGCCGCTCGCGCTCGTCGAGGTCCGAGGTCGCCAAAAGATTGCTGATCGCGAGAATGCCGGTCAGCGGCGTGCGCACCTCGTGCGCAAAGGCCGCCAGCGCGCTCTCGACCATCCCGGGTGCAGCGATCGCGGACGTGCGCGTGCCGCGTTTTTTGACCGCGGCGCCGGACACGCGCTTTTTCACTCGCCGCTTCTTGACTGTTCCCGTGGTGCCTGGTGAGCGCCGCTTTGCCGCCATGGTCCCCCTTCCTCTGCCGCGACCAGCATGACACGCGATGGCGGCCGGTGTCACGGAGACGTTTTCAACAACCCGCAGTAGTCCTACAGGAATCGTCGGGCAAACCGACGAGGCTGCGAATACCCGCAGGGCTGGCACCTTGCCCACGCAATTCGCGCAAGGCCGTGGCTTGCGTCGATTTCGACAGCTTGTGTCCCGACGCATCCTCGACGAGGCGGTGATGCCGATACACCGGTTGCGGGATACCGAGCAACTGTTGCAACACCAGGTGGACGCTCGTCGACCAGAACAGGTCCCTGCCCCGTACCACGTCGGTCACGCCCTGCAGGGCGTCGTCGATCACGACGGAGAGATGATAGCTGGTCGGCGTCTCCTTCCGCGCCAAGATGACGTCGCCCCACGCTTCAGGACGTGCGGCGACGACACCGGTCTCGCCGCCGGGCCCTGCACCGTGTTCCTGCCAGGCCAGGTCCTTCCTGCGCGCGAGCGCTTGCTGCATATCGAGCCGCAGCGCGTAAGGCACGCCCTGTGCGATCAACTCGTGGCGGCGGTCCGGCGGCAGCGATTTCGCGACGCCCGGATAGAGCGGCGCCCCGTCGGGATCCCGCGGCCAGGGCGCGCTGGCCTCGCGTTGCGCGACCAGACGGGCGATCTCCGCGCGGCTCTCGAAACTCGGATAGATCAGGCCTAGGCCTGCCAACTTTTCGACCGCCTCGTGATAGCGCGCGAAATGCTCCGATTGTCGCCGCACCGGCGTTTCCCAGGATATCCCGAGCCAGGCGAGGTCTTCATAGATCGCCGCCTCGAATTCCGGCCGGCAACGCGTCGCGTCGATATCCTCGATCCGCAGCAGAAACCGCCCGCCGCGCTCGCGCGCGAGGTCAAAATTCAATAGCGCCGAATAGGCGTGGCCGAGATGGAGGTAGCCGTTCGGGCTCGGAGCAAATCGGAAAACGGGTGGCGGCATTGATCCTGACACTGTCATTGCCGGGCTCGACCCGGCAATCCATCTTTCAAAAGACTTTTACGATATATGATGGATGCGCGGGTCAAGCCCGCGCATGACGAGCCGCGCCAGCCGAAAGTTTCAATGACCATCCACCTCAACACCCAGTCCGATCTCGAGGACGCCGTCCACGCACTGGTGAAGCAGGACCCAAGGCTCAAACCGATTCTCGAACTTACGGGCATGCCGGCGCTGCGGCAGCGCGAGCCGGGGTTCGCGGGGCTTGCTGGCATCGTCTGCGGCCAGCAATTGTCTACCGCCAGCGCCGGAGCGATCTGGGCGCGGCTGACGGCCGCGTTCGATCCGTTCGATCACGAAGTCATCCGCAAGACCCGCGCCGACCGCCTCGGCCGGCTCGGGCTGTCGGCCGCCAAGATCAAGACGCTGAAGAATATCGCGCGCGAACTGGCCGCCGAGCGGCTCAATCTCGAGGTGCTGGCAGAAGAGGATGCCGACGCCGCCCACCATACGCTGACCGCGCTGCCCGGCATCGGCCCGTGGACCGCCGATATCTATCTCTTGTTCTGCCTCGGCCACGGCGACGCCTGGCCCGCCGGCGACCTCGCGGTGCAGGAGGCGGTCAAAATCGGGCTCGGCCTGAAAACGCGTCCGACCGCCAAGCAGATGGCGCCACTGGCGGAACCGTGGCGTCCCCTGCGCGGCGCGGCGGCGCATCTGTGGTGGAGCTATTATCGGGTTCTGAAAAAGCGCGAGGGCGTGCTGGCAAGCAAGCCGTGAGGTCCGTGTCCCGGACGCGGTGCGGCACGAAGTGACGCTCCGCAGAGCCGGGACCCCATCTCGCCACGCGCAATGCCTTATGGGCCCCCGGCTCTGCAGCGCATCACTGCGTGCTGCGCTGCGTCTGGGGAACGGAGAGCGTCACCTAAACTCCATCTATCTTTCTTCTCACCCCCGCAGCCGCATCCGGTCCTCGCGCGCGCAAGCGGTGACGAAATCGATCACGGCGCGCACGGCGGGGAGATCGACCAGATCGGGATGCGCCAGCAACCAGAGATCGGCCACGCTGACGAGTTTTTGCGGGGCGACGCGGACGAGATCGGGATATGCGGCGGCGACGAAACAGGACAGCGTCGAAATTCCGAGGCCGGCGCGTGCGGCGGCCAGCATGTCGCCTTGCGAGGAGCAGCGCATCACCATTGAGCCCTGCCGCGTGATTGCGTCGCTCCAGCGCGCCAGACGCTCGTTCGATAATCGGTCGGCAAAGCCGATGACGCTGTGGCCTTTCCATTCGTCGCGCCGTTCGGGAAGGCGCCGCTGCGCGGCATAGTCGCGCGAGGCGTAGAAGCCGGTGCCGAGCCGGCCGATCTTGCGGCCGATCAAATTCTCCTCGCCGCTATCGACCGGGCGCAGCACGACATCGGCCTCGCGGCGGCGGACGCTCGCCGGATATGGATAGGTGATGATCTCGAGCTGGATGTGGTCGTGCTGGCGCAGGAACGGCCCGAGCCGCGGCATCAGCCAGTGCGAGGCGAGCGTGGCGCCGATCGACAGCTTGACCACGCCGCGCGCCTGCGCACCGGTTGCCGATACCGCGGCTTCGGCACGCAACGCCGCCGCGGCCATCGCATCGACATGCTCGCGAAATTTTTGCCCGTGCGATGTCAGTGAAAGGCCTTCGTTGGACCGGGCGAACAAGGGAATGCCGAGCTGGGCCTCCAGTTCGGCAATCTTGCGCCCAACTGTGGGATGACTGGAGCGCAAGCGGCGCGCGGCCGCCGCGAAGCTGCGGGCCTCGGCCACCGCGACGAAGGTCTTGCACAGCTCCCAGTCCATCAGTGCTCTCCGCGGTTCAGATCGCCTGTTCAGAACTGATTGAACGTCTGTTCAATATTGAACGGATGGCGGCTGCCGTCCAGCCTTATAGTGACGGCAACAGCAGCGCCCGGCCGGCGGCTCCGCCGGCGGTACGGCGCTCTCAATCAACATCATGGACGCAGTCCGGACTTAAGTCCCGGCTTTGCGTTGCAAGGGAGAGACCAAATGCCGTTGCCTGCTTCGCTTGCCAATTCGCTCGAACTGCCCGTGGTCGGATCGCCCCTGTTCATCGTCTCCGGGCCGGAACTTGTCATCGCCCAGTGCAAGGCCGGCATCGTCGGCTCGTTTCCGGCGCTGAACGCGCGTCCCGTCGAAAAACTCGACGAATGGCTGACGCGCATCGAGAACGAACTCGGCGAATACAAGGCGCTGCATCCGGAAAAGAAGGTCGCGCCCTACGCGGTCAACCAGATCTGCCATCATTCAAACGACCGGCTGATGAAGGACATGGAGACCTGCGTGAAACACAAGGTGCCGGTCATCATCACCTCGCTGCGCCCGCCGATCGAAATCGTCGAGGCCGCGCATTCCTATGGCGGCGTCGTGTTCCACGACGTGATCAACGTCAAGCATGCGCGCAAGGCGGCCGAGCACGGCGTGGACGGTCTCATTCTGGTTTGCGCCGGCGCCGGCGGCCATGCCGGCACGCTGTCGCCGTTCGCGCTGCTGCGCGAGGTCAAGCAGTGGTTCAAGGGCACCGTGCTGCTCTCGGGAGCGATTTCCGATGGCTGGGGCATTGCGTCGGCGCTCGCGCTCGGCGCCGACATGGCCTACATGGGCACGCGCTTCATCGCAACGCAGGAAGCGAATGCCGATCCGGCCTACAAAGCCGCGCTGATCGACCACGCCGCGCACGATATCGTCTATTCCAACCTGTTCACCGGCGTGCACGGCAACTATCTCGGCCCCTCGATCGTGGCCGCGGGCCTCGATCCCGCCAATCTGCCGCAGAGCGACAAATCGAAGATGAATTTCGGCTCCGGCGGCAACACCAAGGCCAAGGCGTGGCGCGACATCTGGGGCTCAGGCCAGGGCATCGGCCAGATCGCCGACGCGCCGCCAGTGGCTGAGTTGGTTGAGCGGCTGAAGGCCGAATTCGCCGACGCCGGCAACGAATTTCTCAAGCGCGCGCGTGCGTAAGACACGCCGGATTCAACGACCAATCAAACAAACAGAGGGATGGGAACCATGAGACTGTCACGACCTGTGTTGACTATCGCACTCGCGTTGCTGGGAAGCCCCGCGGCTCTCGCCGAAGGGGACAAGGGGGAAATCCGCATCGGCCAGACACTGCCCTATAGCGGCCCGGCATCCGGCTTCGGCATCATCGGCCGGGCGCAGGAAGCCTATTTTGAGAAGATCAACGCCGAGGGCGGCATCAACGGCCGCAAGATCAAGTTCTTCAGCCTTGATGACGCGTACTCGCCGCCCAAGACGGTCGAGCAGACCCGAAAGCTCGTCGAGCAGGAAGAGGTGCTGCTGACCTTCGGCTCGCTCGGAACCGCCACCAACAACGCCGTGCATCGCTACCTCAATAGCAAGAAAGTGCCGCAGCTGTTCGTGCTGAGCGGCGCAACCAAATGGGCCGACCCGAAGAATTTTCCGTGGACCATGCCGGGAATGGCGACCTATCAGTCCGAAGGCGTCGTCTACGCCAAGCATGTCCTGCAGACCAAGCCCGACGCCAAGATCGCCATCCTGTCGCAGAACGATGATTTCGGCCGCGACTACGTCGCCGGCTTCAAGCGGGCACTCGGCGACAAGGCCGCGACCATGATCGTGTCGGAGGCAACCTACGAGACCAGCGCGCCAACCATCAGCTCGCAGCTTGCGACACTGAAGGCCTCGGGCGCCAACGTGATGTTTGGCGTCGTGCTCGGCAAGTTCACCTCGCAGATGATCAAGGGTGTCGCCGAGATCAATTGGAAGCCGGATCTGTTTTTCGTGCCGACCTCGGCGTCATCGATCTCGTTCCTGGAGCCGGCCGGGCTGGAGAACGCCGTCGGCCTGATCTCGTCCAGCAACCAGAAGGACACGATGGACGTTCAATGGGCCAATGACCCCGGCGTGAAAGAGTATTTCGCGTTCATGAAGCAATATTTGCCGAATGCGGACCTCTCCAATTCGAACTACGCTGCCGGCTATCACTATGCGAATCTCATGGTGAAAGTTCTGATGGCCTGCAAGGACGACTTCAGCCGCGAGAACATCATGAAGCAGGCCGCCTCGTTGCGTGATGTGCCGCTTCCACTGCTATTGCCGGGCATCACGGTAACGACCGCTGCCGATGACTACCTGCCGTTCCAGCAATTGCGGCTGCGCCGCTTCGACGGCAAGAGCTGGGTTGGCTTCGGTGAAATTCTGGACGACCGCTAAGCGACGCGTCCGGTTAGCCCGGGAGGGAATATGACATCGATCATCAGCGGCGAACGCCAGATCAGCTATCCCGAAATCCACGCCCGCATCGCGCGGGCGGCGGAGGGATTTAAAGCACTCGACGTCGGCGGCGGAACGCCGGTCGGCATGATGCTGCGCAACGACTTTGCATTCTTCGAAGTCTCCGGCGCTGCCGCGGCGCTGGGCAGCCCCGTGGTGCCGATCAACTGGCATTTGAAGGCCGAGGAAGTCGCCTATATTCTCGCCGACAGCGGCGCGAAAATCCTGGTCTGCCATGCCGACCTGCTGCCGCAGATCAGGGAAGGCCTGGCTTCCGACGTTCGGCTACTGGTGGTGGCGACACCGCCCGAAATCGCCGCGGCCTTCAACGTGGCACCCGGGCTGACCCCAGTCCCCGACGGGATGACGGATTGGGACCGCTGGCGTGACATGCATGCGCCCTCGCAGGAGTCTCCGATCGGCAGCGCGCCGATGTTCTACACGTCGGGCACGACAGGCCTGCCCAAAGGCGTGCGCCGCAAGCCGATGACGCCGGAACAGGCCGCGGCCTCCGCGCGGGTCGGCGGCATCGCCTATGGCGTCAAGCCGAACGAGGAGCAGGTCATCCTGATGAACGGCCCGATGTACCATTCGGCGCCGAACTCCTACGGCATGCTGGCATTCCGCAGCGGCTGCACAATCGTGCTCGAACCGCGCTTCGACCCCGAAGACATGCTGCAATTGATCGAGCGCCACCGCGTTACCCACATGCACATGGTGCCGACGATGTTCGTCCGCCTGCTGCGGCTGCCGGATGAGGTGAGGCGCCGCTACGATCTGTCGTCGCTGCGCTTCGTCGTGCATGGTGCGGCGCCCTGCCCGCCGCAGGTCAAGCGCGACATGATCTGTTGGTGGGGACCGGTCATCAACGAATATTTCGGCTCGACCGAAACCGGCATCCCGGTGTGGCATTCGGCCGAGGAGGCACTTGCAAAGCCCGGCACCGTCGGCCGCGCCATCGAGGGCGGCGTCGTCAAGATTTTCCGCCCCGATGGTTCGCTGTGCGATATTGGCGAGCCCGGTGAGATCTTCATGCGGCAAATGTCGGTTCCGGATTTCGGTTATCACGGCAAGGCCGAAGCACGCGCCGAAGCTGGCCGCGACGGCCTCGTCAGTGTCGGCGACGTCGGGTACCTCGACGAAGACGGCTATTTGTTCCTGTGCGACCGCAAACGCGACATGGTGATTTCAGGCGGCGTCAACATCTATCCCGCCGAGATCGAGAATGCGCTGATCAGCATGGACAGCGTGCGCGACTGCGCGGTATTCGGCGTGCCCGACGATGAATTCGGCGAACGGCTTTTTGCGTGCATCGAGCCAGAAGCGAATGCGTCGCTATCGCCGATCGCGGTGCAGGAGTTTCTGCGCGGCAAGCTTGCCAACTTCAAGGTGCCCAAGGACATTCAGTTCATGGACGCCATGCCGCGCGAAGCCACCGGCAAGATTTTTAAGCGCAAGCTGCGGGATATGTATGCCGAGGGGCGCCTGCGGGCCATTGTGTAGGGGATGGACTTCCGCTCCTTCCGCGTCATTGCGAGCGAAGCGAAGCAATCCATTTCGCCACTTGCGGAGGACTGGATTGCTTCGTCGCTGCGCTCCTCGCAATGACGGGGAGGCATTGCGACGCCAAATCCAAACAGCGTTTTAAGCATCATTGCTGTTGCAAAACAGTCATCGGACGGCGCAAAGATTGCTGCATGTGAAGCGCAGGGATCGAAACATGCAATCCACCGACTTCGTCGTCGCCCGCAATGATCTGCAGCAATGCAAGACCATCGAGACGCAACTGCCTGACATAGCCGCACTGCCTGACGAGGCATTGCTGGTGAAAGTCACGCGCTTTGCCTTCACCGCCAACAACATCACCTATGCCGTACTCGGCGATCATCTAAAATATTGGCAATTGTTTCCGGCGCCCGAAGGTTTCGGCAACGTTCCGGTGTGGGGCTTTGGCGAGGTGATCGCCTCGAAGCATTCCGGGATTGCCGTTGGCGAAACCCTGTTCGGCTATTTCCCGATGTCGACACATCTCGTGATCGAAGCCGCCGACATCAGCAAGCGAGCCTTGCGCGACGCGGCCGCGCACCGGCAAGATGTGGCGCCGGTCTATAATGCCTATGCGCGCGTTAGCGGCGATCCCTCATTCGCAGGCAGGCAGGGCGACTATCAGGCGCTGCTGCGCCCCTTGTTTATGCTGTCGTTTCTGGTCGATGACTTTCTCGCCGAGAACGAATTTTACGGCGCAAGAAGCGTGATGCTGTCGTCGGCTTCCAGTAAGACGGCCTACGGGCTGGCGCACCTTCTGCATGCAAGAGGTAACGGCATCAAGGTGATCGGGTTGACCTCGGCCGGCAACACGTCCTTCGTCAAATCGCTCGGCTGCTACGACGAAGTCGTGACCTATGAGAACGTAAGCTCGCTGCCGACGAATTCCGCGGTCGCCTATGTCGACATGGCCGGCAACAGCCCGTTACGCGCGACGCTGCACCGGCACTTCGGCGAGCACATGAAATACAGCGGGATCGTCGGGCTCACGCATCGCAAGTCATCGCCCGATGAACCGGCGCAGGCACTGCCGGGCGCCAAGCCCCAATTTTTCTTCGCGCCCGACCATATCCGCAAGCGCGCCAAGGAGTGGGGACCGGGCGGCGTCGAGATGCGGTTCGGCGCCGCGTGGTCCGGCTTCGTGCCGAACCTGGAACGTTGGATGAAGGTGATCGAGAGCCATGGGCCCGCGGCGGTCCAACGCGCCTATCTCGATACCCTCAACGGCCGCGTGCCGCCGGATCAAGGGCTGATCCTGTCGCTATCGGAATAGTTGGCATCTCCTCGCGCCCTTCCTGCGTCGTCCATTATGGGTATAGGCTTCGGCCAGGGAAACGCCGCATAGACGGCAGACCGCGAGAAACGCCCCATGCTCGACAGGACGGACGACAGTTCGGTTGCCGCCGACACTTGGCTTGCGCAGCTTGAGGAAGCCCTCGGAAAGCCCGACGACGAGTTGCTAAAGACGCTGTTCCATCCCGACAGCTATTGGCGCGACGTGCTGGCGCTGAGCTGGAATATCCAGACGCTTAACGGCAGAGACGCCATACTGAAGGCGCTTCCCCCTCTCGCTCGCAGCGCGGCGCCGACCGGCTTTGCCATCGCACCCGATCGCGCCGTCCCGCGCAAGGTGATGCGTGCGGGCACCAACGCCATCGAGGCGATCTTCAAGTTCGAAACCAGGGTCGGGCGCGGCAGCGGCATTATCCGTCTCATTCCCGACGAGGACGACGGCAACCGCCTGAAGGTCTGGACGCTGCTGACTGAACTTGGCGAGCTCAAGGGTTTTGAGGAGCAACTCGGCGTGAACCGCCCGCGCGGCAACGCCTACTCGCGGGACTTTCGCGGGCCGAACTGGCTCGACCTACGCAAGG
This genomic window contains:
- a CDS encoding ATP-binding protein, producing MAAKRRSPGTTGTVKKRRVKKRVSGAAVKKRGTRTSAIAAPGMVESALAAFAHEVRTPLTGILAISNLLATSDLDERERRWVDTIRAGAEHLASLATLFVDAARSGGPGLEVRQDFFDLHTLARNAGDSLTGRAAAKGLQSSVDISEELPGFAIGDPVRLRAALENLIDNAVKFTEQGSVGLQVTPVRGPKGKVAVSFAISDSGIGLALNEIKRLFRPFSQANVSIASRFGGAGLGLSSVKQLARAMGGDITVTQRPGGGTTFTLNVVMSPAKDAAPAASGAGGEVSISSPRPLRLLSVEDNPFGRVVLNTILTELGHQTDFIGQGEAAPERLAQGAFDAVLMDMVLPGIDGVEAIRRIRALEPPLGRIPIIGISGRSEDEAASRAAGAEIFLVKPVSPRALATALHAATTPSATAIS
- a CDS encoding YihY/virulence factor BrkB family protein, producing the protein MKLIRYVYLVVMEAFYTFLADDGWAIASHIALSTLMALFPFLIVLTSLAGFFGSKELADGAVALLLQTWPQQVADALSGEIHDVLTTTRGDILTVGAVLAVYFASNGVEALRVALNRAYSVVEPRAWYWLRLESIGYTLVAAVTSLLMAFLIVLGPLILETARRHIPFFVESNEGLLTFARYGITIAAMTVALFVLHAWLPCGRRSFLQILPGIVFTMVGSLISGVVFGQYLARFASSYVTMYAGLASVIIALVFLYFISAIFVFGGELNAAIMKSQLPKGLSLHEAQSPRRAGSQA
- a CDS encoding DUF2855 family protein, with product MQSTDFVVARNDLQQCKTIETQLPDIAALPDEALLVKVTRFAFTANNITYAVLGDHLKYWQLFPAPEGFGNVPVWGFGEVIASKHSGIAVGETLFGYFPMSTHLVIEAADISKRALRDAAAHRQDVAPVYNAYARVSGDPSFAGRQGDYQALLRPLFMLSFLVDDFLAENEFYGARSVMLSSASSKTAYGLAHLLHARGNGIKVIGLTSAGNTSFVKSLGCYDEVVTYENVSSLPTNSAVAYVDMAGNSPLRATLHRHFGEHMKYSGIVGLTHRKSSPDEPAQALPGAKPQFFFAPDHIRKRAKEWGPGGVEMRFGAAWSGFVPNLERWMKVIESHGPAAVQRAYLDTLNGRVPPDQGLILSLSE
- a CDS encoding ABC transporter substrate-binding protein; translation: MRLSRPVLTIALALLGSPAALAEGDKGEIRIGQTLPYSGPASGFGIIGRAQEAYFEKINAEGGINGRKIKFFSLDDAYSPPKTVEQTRKLVEQEEVLLTFGSLGTATNNAVHRYLNSKKVPQLFVLSGATKWADPKNFPWTMPGMATYQSEGVVYAKHVLQTKPDAKIAILSQNDDFGRDYVAGFKRALGDKAATMIVSEATYETSAPTISSQLATLKASGANVMFGVVLGKFTSQMIKGVAEINWKPDLFFVPTSASSISFLEPAGLENAVGLISSSNQKDTMDVQWANDPGVKEYFAFMKQYLPNADLSNSNYAAGYHYANLMVKVLMACKDDFSRENIMKQAASLRDVPLPLLLPGITVTTAADDYLPFQQLRLRRFDGKSWVGFGEILDDR
- the gluQRS gene encoding tRNA glutamyl-Q(34) synthetase GluQRS translates to MPPPVFRFAPSPNGYLHLGHAYSALLNFDLARERGGRFLLRIEDIDATRCRPEFEAAIYEDLAWLGISWETPVRRQSEHFARYHEAVEKLAGLGLIYPSFESRAEIARLVAQREASAPWPRDPDGAPLYPGVAKSLPPDRRHELIAQGVPYALRLDMQQALARRKDLAWQEHGAGPGGETGVVAARPEAWGDVILARKETPTSYHLSVVIDDALQGVTDVVRGRDLFWSTSVHLVLQQLLGIPQPVYRHHRLVEDASGHKLSKSTQATALRELRGQGASPAGIRSLVGLPDDSCRTTAGC
- a CDS encoding cob(I)yrinic acid a,c-diamide adenosyltransferase; amino-acid sequence: MVVLNRIYTKTGDDGTTALGSGERRPKYDLRISAYGTVDETNAAIGVVRLHLGDARELDAMLGRIQNDLFDLGADLAVPQRDGKAERLRMLSSQVERLERDIDALNDHLAPLTSFVLPGGTPAAAYLHLARTICRRAERIMVELAARPEEPVSSAAIQYMNRLSDFLFVASRAMNDNGAGDVLWVPGQNR
- a CDS encoding NAD(P)H-dependent flavin oxidoreductase, which translates into the protein MPLPASLANSLELPVVGSPLFIVSGPELVIAQCKAGIVGSFPALNARPVEKLDEWLTRIENELGEYKALHPEKKVAPYAVNQICHHSNDRLMKDMETCVKHKVPVIITSLRPPIEIVEAAHSYGGVVFHDVINVKHARKAAEHGVDGLILVCAGAGGHAGTLSPFALLREVKQWFKGTVLLSGAISDGWGIASALALGADMAYMGTRFIATQEANADPAYKAALIDHAAHDIVYSNLFTGVHGNYLGPSIVAAGLDPANLPQSDKSKMNFGSGGNTKAKAWRDIWGSGQGIGQIADAPPVAELVERLKAEFADAGNEFLKRARA
- a CDS encoding acyl-CoA synthetase, producing MTSIISGERQISYPEIHARIARAAEGFKALDVGGGTPVGMMLRNDFAFFEVSGAAAALGSPVVPINWHLKAEEVAYILADSGAKILVCHADLLPQIREGLASDVRLLVVATPPEIAAAFNVAPGLTPVPDGMTDWDRWRDMHAPSQESPIGSAPMFYTSGTTGLPKGVRRKPMTPEQAAASARVGGIAYGVKPNEEQVILMNGPMYHSAPNSYGMLAFRSGCTIVLEPRFDPEDMLQLIERHRVTHMHMVPTMFVRLLRLPDEVRRRYDLSSLRFVVHGAAPCPPQVKRDMICWWGPVINEYFGSTETGIPVWHSAEEALAKPGTVGRAIEGGVVKIFRPDGSLCDIGEPGEIFMRQMSVPDFGYHGKAEARAEAGRDGLVSVGDVGYLDEDGYLFLCDRKRDMVISGGVNIYPAEIENALISMDSVRDCAVFGVPDDEFGERLFACIEPEANASLSPIAVQEFLRGKLANFKVPKDIQFMDAMPREATGKIFKRKLRDMYAEGRLRAIV
- a CDS encoding LysR family transcriptional regulator yields the protein MDWELCKTFVAVAEARSFAAAARRLRSSHPTVGRKIAELEAQLGIPLFARSNEGLSLTSHGQKFREHVDAMAAAALRAEAAVSATGAQARGVVKLSIGATLASHWLMPRLGPFLRQHDHIQLEIITYPYPASVRRREADVVLRPVDSGEENLIGRKIGRLGTGFYASRDYAAQRRLPERRDEWKGHSVIGFADRLSNERLARWSDAITRQGSMVMRCSSQGDMLAAARAGLGISTLSCFVAAAYPDLVRVAPQKLVSVADLWLLAHPDLVDLPAVRAVIDFVTACAREDRMRLRG
- a CDS encoding DNA-3-methyladenine glycosylase family protein, producing MTIHLNTQSDLEDAVHALVKQDPRLKPILELTGMPALRQREPGFAGLAGIVCGQQLSTASAGAIWARLTAAFDPFDHEVIRKTRADRLGRLGLSAAKIKTLKNIARELAAERLNLEVLAEEDADAAHHTLTALPGIGPWTADIYLLFCLGHGDAWPAGDLAVQEAVKIGLGLKTRPTAKQMAPLAEPWRPLRGAAAHLWWSYYRVLKKREGVLASKP
- a CDS encoding twin transmembrane helix small protein — encoded protein: MASFLSSIVLPIALAAVAIVLLLGLVNMMRGGSPNRSQNLMRLRVLLQFVAIVITMVVVWALGK